Proteins encoded together in one Pseudomonas sp. TCU-HL1 window:
- a CDS encoding TolC family outer membrane protein produces MLRRLSLAIAVASAFAGNAWAEDAPLSAKTDLVTVYKDAVDNNADLAAARANYEAQREAVPQARSGLLPQINGGATANDTRTKLDEPSSTFSRSGIAYQATLSQPIFRADRWFQLKAAESTTEQAALDFSATQQNLILQTAETYFAVLRAQDNLASTKAEEAAFKRQLDQANERFDVGLSDKTDVLEAQAGYDTARANRMIAERNVEDAFQAMVTLTNREYASIEGILHTLPVVVPAPNDAKAWVDTAAQQNLNLQAANYAVDAAEETLRQRKAGHAPTLDAVASYQKGDNDSLGFSNTGSSTQTFGSDVEQRSIGLQLNIPIYSGGLTSSQVRESYQRLSQTEQQRESLRRNVVQNTRNFHRAVNTDVEQVKARKQSIISNQSALEATEIGYQVGTRNIVDVLDAQRQLYSSVRDYNNARYDYILDNLRLKQAAGTLSPGDLESLAGFLKPDYDPDKDFLPPDLAKAAEAELRGDPEY; encoded by the coding sequence ATGCTGCGCAGACTCTCGCTGGCCATCGCCGTGGCATCCGCCTTTGCCGGAAATGCCTGGGCCGAAGATGCCCCCCTGTCAGCCAAGACGGACCTCGTGACCGTCTACAAGGACGCCGTCGACAACAACGCCGACCTCGCCGCCGCCCGCGCCAATTATGAAGCGCAACGCGAAGCGGTACCCCAGGCCCGCTCCGGTCTGCTGCCGCAGATCAATGGCGGCGCCACGGCGAACGACACCCGCACAAAGCTGGACGAACCCTCCAGCACCTTCTCGCGCAGTGGCATCGCCTACCAGGCAACCCTGAGCCAACCGATCTTCCGCGCCGACCGCTGGTTCCAGCTCAAGGCCGCCGAGTCCACCACCGAGCAGGCTGCCCTGGACTTCTCGGCGACCCAGCAGAACCTGATCCTGCAGACCGCCGAAACCTATTTCGCCGTCCTGCGCGCCCAGGACAACCTGGCCTCGACCAAGGCCGAAGAAGCTGCGTTCAAACGCCAGCTGGACCAGGCCAATGAACGCTTCGATGTCGGCCTGTCGGACAAGACCGACGTGCTCGAAGCCCAGGCGGGCTACGACACCGCCCGCGCCAACCGGATGATCGCCGAGCGCAACGTCGAGGACGCCTTCCAGGCCATGGTGACCCTGACCAACCGCGAGTACGCCTCGATCGAAGGCATTCTTCACACCCTCCCGGTGGTGGTTCCGGCGCCCAACGACGCCAAGGCCTGGGTCGATACCGCCGCCCAGCAGAACCTGAACCTGCAGGCTGCCAACTACGCCGTCGATGCCGCCGAAGAGACCCTGCGCCAGCGCAAGGCCGGCCATGCGCCGACCCTGGACGCCGTGGCCAGCTACCAGAAGGGCGACAACGACAGCCTCGGCTTCAGCAACACCGGCAGCAGCACCCAGACCTTCGGCAGTGACGTGGAACAGCGCAGCATCGGCCTGCAGCTGAACATCCCGATCTACAGCGGCGGCCTGACCAGCTCCCAGGTACGCGAGTCCTACCAGCGCCTTTCCCAGACCGAGCAGCAGCGCGAAAGCCTGCGCCGCAATGTGGTGCAGAACACCCGTAACTTCCACCGCGCTGTGAACACCGACGTGGAACAGGTGAAGGCTCGCAAGCAGTCGATCATCTCCAACCAGAGCGCCCTGGAAGCCACCGAAATCGGCTACCAGGTGGGCACCCGCAACATCGTCGACGTGCTGGACGCCCAGCGCCAGCTGTACAGCTCGGTGCGTGACTACAACAACGCCCGCTACGACTACATCCTCGACAACCTGCGCCTGAAGCAGGCCGCCGGCACCCTGAGCCCGGGCGATCTCGAATCCCTCGCCGGCTTCCTCAAGCCTGACTACGACCCGGACAAGGACTTCCTTCCCCCGGATCTGGCCAAGGCGGCGGAAGCCGAATTGCGCGGCGACCCGGAGTACTGA